The following proteins are co-located in the Barnesiella propionica genome:
- a CDS encoding MutS N-terminal domain-containing protein → MKEKSQIEKKAEEKQTELLSAALGGASNAGGHWLNVSGKGFPRLYPQGVSASPFNALFMALHSDNNGCKTNLFTLYSETKARGAAVREHEQGVPFLFYNWNKYVNRNNPNETIDRTAYLQLDEEQKAQFKGVHNREIRTLFNIDQTTLPYVDKPAYEDAVKQDGSVQERGYAEADNRRLRTRFNDFLLKMRDNLVPVRSDGSGVPHYETDKDAVYMPRQKDFEHYHDYVQEALRQIVSATGHQQRLAREGMVMKNGVAPSEDAVKYERLVVELASGIKMLELGLPARLSDASLKTVDYWCREFKENPCIMDALESDVNNALDVIRKAERGEKIEYATLRNRRQTTTMQEQMPKHYFVANEIRQHPDKAAKSIVLVIDREAKSADVILPAGASTEANNEIPGMNKGRIERALQKEGIEQVRFYNTDGALGYRPDDSYFNEKMVTLARLRNYTLEKLSTLDVSEAVRRANEVGFDAVQMIQDDKNRWALYIKPENKEGYSVYPDKEDVNRFFSTLKQAMDNIDKVRMELAHKYYALAEVKPDLKVDLFGSDTPEIDLNRIQRVAIFKTRQDGIQCVATIDGQKLQPRSVTPQQWQRMWVAEDRDGYKRHLAATLFADVLQKGQSVGEQKAEEQVRQQNEVVAENRSEETNDENMSPKRQFWDNLKEKHPDALYLIRAGEVYRLYNEDAAKGADILGITMKKYPERGFSAFAEFPRTQLDSYLPKLVRAGERVAISEIELQDKRQDEQETHRGIHR, encoded by the coding sequence GGGTCTCGGCCAGCCCGTTCAATGCCCTCTTTATGGCCTTGCATTCGGACAATAACGGATGCAAGACCAACCTGTTCACGCTTTACAGTGAAACCAAGGCACGGGGGGCTGCGGTACGGGAGCATGAGCAGGGCGTACCGTTCCTGTTCTATAACTGGAACAAGTATGTCAACCGGAACAATCCGAATGAAACCATCGACCGTACCGCCTATCTCCAATTGGACGAAGAGCAGAAGGCACAGTTCAAGGGTGTCCACAACCGAGAAATCCGCACGCTTTTCAATATCGACCAGACGACGTTGCCCTACGTGGACAAGCCGGCTTACGAGGATGCGGTAAAGCAGGACGGCAGTGTTCAGGAAAGAGGATATGCCGAGGCGGACAACCGCAGGTTGCGCACTCGGTTCAACGACTTTCTATTGAAGATGCGGGACAACCTCGTTCCCGTGCGCTCGGACGGTAGCGGAGTTCCTCATTACGAGACGGACAAAGATGCGGTCTATATGCCGCGCCAAAAGGATTTTGAGCATTACCACGATTATGTGCAGGAAGCCTTGCGGCAGATCGTGAGTGCCACAGGACATCAACAACGACTTGCCCGTGAAGGCATGGTCATGAAGAATGGTGTGGCTCCGTCAGAGGATGCGGTAAAATATGAAAGGTTGGTTGTGGAACTGGCTTCGGGTATCAAGATGTTGGAACTGGGACTGCCCGCGCGTTTGTCCGATGCAAGCCTGAAGACGGTGGATTACTGGTGTCGGGAGTTCAAGGAAAACCCGTGTATAATGGACGCTCTCGAAAGCGACGTGAACAATGCGCTTGATGTTATCCGAAAAGCGGAACGGGGCGAGAAAATTGAGTACGCCACCCTGCGAAACAGACGGCAGACCACGACCATGCAGGAACAGATGCCCAAGCATTACTTTGTGGCGAATGAAATCCGCCAGCACCCGGACAAGGCGGCGAAAAGCATCGTCCTCGTCATCGACCGGGAGGCGAAATCGGCGGATGTCATTTTGCCGGCAGGAGCTTCGACCGAGGCGAACAACGAGATTCCCGGCATGAACAAGGGGCGTATCGAACGGGCATTGCAGAAAGAGGGTATCGAGCAGGTGCGTTTCTATAATACTGACGGTGCATTGGGTTACAGACCCGATGACAGCTATTTCAATGAAAAAATGGTGACACTGGCCCGGTTAAGGAACTACACGTTGGAAAAGCTCTCCACGCTGGACGTGTCGGAAGCTGTCAGACGGGCGAATGAGGTCGGGTTCGATGCCGTGCAGATGATTCAGGATGACAAGAACCGTTGGGCACTCTATATCAAGCCGGAAAACAAGGAGGGGTACAGCGTCTATCCCGACAAGGAGGATGTGAACCGTTTTTTCTCCACGCTCAAGCAGGCGATGGACAACATCGACAAGGTACGGATGGAGCTGGCGCACAAGTATTATGCACTGGCGGAGGTCAAACCCGACCTGAAAGTGGATTTGTTCGGCAGCGATACGCCGGAGATTGACCTGAACCGTATTCAGCGTGTTGCCATCTTCAAGACCAGGCAGGATGGAATCCAGTGTGTGGCAACCATCGACGGACAAAAGCTGCAGCCCCGCAGCGTCACTCCACAGCAGTGGCAACGGATGTGGGTGGCGGAAGACCGTGACGGCTACAAGCGGCATTTGGCGGCTACGCTGTTTGCCGATGTGCTGCAAAAGGGACAATCCGTCGGGGAACAGAAAGCGGAAGAGCAGGTACGGCAACAGAATGAGGTGGTGGCGGAAAATCGGTCGGAAGAGACGAATGATGAAAATATGTCTCCGAAACGGCAGTTTTGGGACAACCTCAAGGAAAAGCATCCCGACGCCCTGTATCTGATTCGTGCAGGAGAAGTCTATCGGCTTTATAATGAGGATGCGGCAAAGGGAGCTGATATATTGGGGATTACGATGAAGAAATATCCGGAACGTGGATTTTCGGCTTTCGCAGAGTTCCCAAGGACGCAACTGGACAGCTATCTGCCCAAACTTGTCCGTGCTGGTGAGCGTGTCGCCATCAGTGAGATAGAGCTACAGGATAAACGGCAGGACGAGCAGGAAACACATAGGGGTATTCATAGATAA